A genomic region of Fusarium oxysporum Fo47 chromosome VI, complete sequence contains the following coding sequences:
- a CDS encoding SUR7/PalI family-domain-containing protein yields the protein MLRPGTPLTVLLFAAFALLLLAVISTPIIEAIPLSDFGGVTYGVFGYCQQGKGCSGIGVGYDTAKLVGDDSQAFDLPSGVRNTLSAILIVHPVAALITLVMTIMAAVSHLHAPSHSTRYLLILFIFLLIDFLVCLLAFLIDVLLFVPHLAWGSYLVLAATILVAMSGLVTCAMRRTLVSRKDRQRRIAQNAEMSGENYYNRTAQDKTTAEPEVSRQPTLPTVSGGNGVHDNLPSFTTFEQKSRSDQVSEEAIPLTRRTTSNRSPAPPNEVASVGEVAAFSRNPQRQGSRDQFGNPIDTATDPYATRRGPSPSMSNRGTGAGGGYRGGRGGYSRGGYDNYGAPVRGRGGYGPSGRAGYGPRGGRGGYGQPNRGVYAANGMRGGLNAPPGYNNGPYDRRPSPAQTFAHDVQPSEPSNGYGSTNPSMPSVNTYTAYSPESTLPRAESPPPLPGTEPATVGGRAVEMDASPAVQHHDGGTYGQLRDSDADVAGMVGLQQGQIPQRHDTYMSEGSKYSTDEQYVPPRSAWTQGDGRNSPRAPSPLVTGQPKAELTERRTPPVVQQPVATGNSNYYEDVDPRFASDAPPASNNLQPPPIEPIYEDIHANNAGTRSPAESEHSTFTSISQRGINPRWNPNPPPLPYQQGPPHRRPAHQQQQRQDMLLDTPDFQLPSSRTGRGPGMVPGSAYPPGGF from the exons ATGTTACGGCCTGGCACACCGTTGACGGTGCTGCTGTTCGCAGCTTTTGCTTTGCTCCTATTAGCTGTTATATCAACCCCAATCATCGAAGCAATTCCACTGAGCGACTTCGGTGGTGTAACATATGGCGTTTTTGGCTACTGTCAACAAGGCAAGGGATGTAGCGGTATTGGGGTTGGATACGACACTG CCAAATTAGTTGGGGATGATAGTCAAGCCTTCGACTTACCATCTGGTGTTCGGAATACACTATCTGCCATTCTTATTGTGCATCCAGTCGCGGCACTTATTACCCTTGTCATGACTATCATGGCGGCTGTGTCTCACTTGCACGCTCCCTCGCACTCGACAAGATATCTGCTcattttatttatcttccttctcattgACTTCTTGGTTTGCTTGCTAGCCTTTTTGATCGACGTGCTTCTATTTGTACCACACTTAGCATGGGGTTcttatcttgttcttgctgctACTATCCTCGTTGCCATGAGTGGGTTGGTAACTTGTGCGATGCGTCGCACTCTGGTCAGCAGGAAAGATAGGCAGCGACGTATCGCTCAGAATGCTGAAATGAGCGGCGAGAATTATTACAACAGAACTGCTCAAGATAAGACGACTGCGGAGCCTGAAGTTTCTCGACAACCGACTCTACCCACCGTGAGTGGTGGCAATGGTGTCCATGACAATCTTCCGTCCTTTACAACCTTCGAACAGAAGAGCAGAAGCGACCAAGTTAGCGAAGAAGCCATCCCTCTTACCCGCCGGACCACATCAAATCGATCTCCAGCACCCCCTAACGAGGTGGCAAGCGTGGGTGAGGTTGCGGCCTTTAGCAGGAACCCACAGAGGCAAGGTTCTCGCGATCAGTTTGGCAATCCAATCGACACTGCTACCGACCCATATGCGACGCGGAGAGGACCTTCTCCAAGCATGAGTAACCGTGGAACAGGAGCCGGAGGAGGCTACCGCGGTGGAAGAGGGGGTTATAGTCGTGGAGGATATGATAACTACGGAGCACCAGTCCGAGGTCGTGGAGGCTACGGGCCGTCTGGAAGGGCTGGATATGGCCCCagaggaggacgaggaggctATGGACAACCCAACCGAGGAGTATATGCTGCAAACGGGATGAGGGGAGGTCTAAACGCGCCCCCAGGATACAACAACGGTCCTTACGATCGGAGACCGTCGCCCGCTCAAACCTTTGCTCACGATGTTCAGCCGTCAGAGCCATCTAATGGATATGGCTCGACGAATCCTTCGATGCCGAGTGTGAACACTTACACCGCGTACAGCCCAGAGTCCACATTGCCTCGAGCTGAGTCGCCGCCGCCTTTGCCAGGAACCGAGCCTGCCACTGTTGGGGGTCGCGCAGTAGAAATGGATGCATCTCCGGCAGTTCAGCATCATGACGGAGGAACCTACGGACAGCTCCGGGACAGTGACGCGGATGTTGCAGGTATGGTTGGACTCCAGCAGGGGCAGATCCCTCAGCGACATGATACGTACATGAGCGAGGGAAGTAAATATAGCACTGATGA GCAATATGTTCCGCCGCGCTCAGCGTGGACACAGGGCGATGGCAGAAATTCACCCCGAGCCCCGTCACCTCTGGTAACTGGTCAACCAAAAGCTGAACTCACTGAAAGAAGGACGCCTCCTGTTGTCCAACAGCCTGTGGCCACCGGGAATAGCAACTATtatgaagatgttgatccCCGTTTCGCCTCCGATGCACCACCAGCAAGTAACAACCTTCAGCCGCCCCCTATTGAGCCTATATACGAGGATATCCATGCCAATAATGCGGGGACTCGAAGCCCTGCTGAGTCCGAGCATTCAACATTTACTTCCATATCCCAGCGTGGGATCAACCCGCGTTGGAACCCCAACCCCCCACCGCTACCGTACCAACAAGGACCCCCCCATCGCCGACCAGcacatcaacaacagcagcgcCAAGACATGCTATTAGATACCCCCGACTTTCAATTGCCTAGTTCGCGGACTGGCCGAGGCCCTGGAATGGTACCTGGAAGCGCATACCCACCTGGCGGTTTCTAG